Proteins encoded within one genomic window of Burkholderiaceae bacterium:
- a CDS encoding P-type ATPase has product MDCASEESEIRRALEGMAGIRGLRFNLGDRELAIAADDHALPQALEAIRKAGFKPEPLGAKNAQRFRIANMDCASEESEIRRALDGMAGIRSLQFNLGDRELAIAADDPVLQQAVDAIRKAGFKPEPLGDTGSSAAAAAVASPTGFWTTWGKSLGALGLAVAAEGLAFAFPDSVPVKALGMALAAAAIALSGFSVYGKGLAALRQGRLNINALMTVAVTGAFLIGQWPEAAMVMALYAIAEAIEARAVDRARGAIKSLLALAPEQAEVRQDDGSWARIGVKEVTVGATVRIRPGERLPLDGIVTLGQSAIDQSPVTGESLPVDKSPGDEVFAGTINQAAALEIRVTAPASDSTLARIIHAVEQAQSSRAPTQRFVDRFAAIYTPAVFVLAVAVALLAPWLMGLTWMQAAYKALVLLVIACPCALVISTPVTVVSGLAAGARRGILIKGGVYLEEARKIKAVALDKTGTITEGKPKLVAFEPVDAGLGQQVLEGLAKSLAARSDHPVSKAIADGVSSAAQEVDEFQAVAGRGVQGVIDGHTYVLANHRWIEERGQCSAELEARLAVHEQAGRTVTLLASSERVMAICAVADTIKPSSAQAVADLKALGVTPVMLTGDNLATAQTVGAQAGIAEVRGNLLPEDKLRAIGELQQRLGVTAMTGDGINDAPALAKADIGFAMGGAGTHTAMEAADVVVMNDDLRRLPETIRLSKRTHAVLWQNIALALGIKLVFLLLAIFDDASMWMAVFADMGASLLVVFNGLRLLRQRAGQ; this is encoded by the coding sequence ATGGACTGCGCCTCGGAGGAGTCGGAAATCCGCCGGGCGCTGGAAGGCATGGCGGGGATTCGCGGCCTGCGATTCAACCTAGGGGATCGAGAGCTTGCCATTGCCGCCGATGACCACGCGCTGCCCCAAGCCCTGGAAGCGATCCGCAAAGCGGGTTTCAAGCCAGAACCCCTCGGCGCGAAGAATGCCCAGCGCTTCCGCATTGCAAACATGGACTGTGCCTCGGAGGAGTCGGAAATCCGCCGGGCGTTGGACGGCATGGCGGGAATTCGTAGCCTGCAATTCAATCTGGGCGACCGCGAGCTGGCCATTGCCGCCGATGATCCTGTCTTGCAGCAGGCGGTGGACGCGATCCGCAAGGCAGGCTTCAAGCCGGAACCTCTTGGCGATACCGGGTCGTCGGCTGCTGCCGCTGCGGTTGCCTCGCCAACGGGCTTCTGGACGACCTGGGGCAAGTCGCTGGGCGCCTTGGGGCTCGCCGTGGCGGCCGAAGGCTTGGCATTCGCCTTCCCAGACAGCGTGCCAGTCAAGGCGCTGGGAATGGCACTGGCTGCGGCGGCCATCGCGCTGTCGGGTTTCTCGGTTTACGGCAAGGGACTGGCCGCGCTGCGACAGGGCCGCTTGAACATCAATGCCCTGATGACCGTGGCCGTGACCGGCGCTTTTCTGATCGGCCAGTGGCCCGAAGCGGCGATGGTGATGGCCTTGTATGCCATTGCGGAAGCCATCGAGGCGCGCGCCGTGGATCGGGCGCGCGGTGCCATCAAGAGCTTGCTGGCGCTCGCGCCGGAGCAGGCCGAAGTGCGTCAAGACGACGGCAGTTGGGCACGCATCGGCGTCAAGGAAGTCACTGTGGGCGCGACGGTGCGTATTCGCCCCGGCGAGCGCCTTCCTCTGGATGGCATCGTGACCTTGGGCCAGAGCGCCATTGACCAATCCCCCGTGACCGGCGAAAGCCTGCCGGTGGACAAGAGCCCTGGCGATGAAGTCTTCGCCGGCACCATCAATCAGGCTGCGGCGCTGGAAATCCGTGTTACGGCGCCTGCTTCCGACAGCACGCTGGCGCGCATCATCCACGCCGTTGAGCAGGCCCAGTCCTCCCGCGCGCCCACCCAGCGTTTCGTGGATCGCTTTGCCGCCATCTACACGCCTGCGGTGTTTGTCCTGGCCGTTGCCGTTGCGCTGTTGGCTCCGTGGCTCATGGGGCTGACCTGGATGCAGGCCGCCTATAAGGCTCTGGTGCTGCTGGTCATTGCCTGCCCCTGCGCCTTGGTGATTTCCACGCCCGTCACCGTCGTCAGCGGTTTGGCCGCCGGGGCGCGGCGGGGCATCCTGATCAAAGGCGGTGTGTACCTGGAAGAGGCGCGCAAGATCAAGGCCGTGGCGCTGGACAAGACCGGCACCATCACCGAAGGCAAGCCCAAGCTGGTGGCCTTCGAGCCCGTGGACGCAGGACTCGGTCAGCAAGTCCTGGAGGGGCTGGCCAAGAGCCTCGCGGCGCGGTCGGATCACCCGGTGTCCAAAGCCATCGCGGACGGCGTGTCATCCGCCGCGCAAGAGGTGGACGAATTTCAGGCCGTTGCCGGGCGCGGCGTGCAGGGGGTGATCGACGGCCATACCTATGTGCTGGCCAACCACCGCTGGATCGAAGAGCGCGGGCAATGCTCGGCTGAACTCGAAGCCCGCCTCGCAGTGCATGAACAAGCGGGCCGTACCGTCACGCTGCTGGCCAGCAGCGAACGGGTCATGGCCATCTGCGCGGTGGCTGACACGATCAAACCCTCGTCGGCGCAGGCCGTGGCCGACCTGAAGGCGCTGGGTGTGACGCCGGTGATGCTGACGGGGGACAACCTAGCGACGGCGCAAACCGTCGGCGCCCAGGCGGGCATCGCCGAGGTGCGCGGCAACCTGCTGCCCGAAGACAAGCTGCGCGCCATCGGCGAGCTTCAGCAGCGCCTGGGCGTCACGGCGATGACCGGCGACGGCATCAACGATGCCCCCGCGCTGGCGAAGGCTGACATCGGCTTCGCTATGGGCGGCGCGGGCACCCACACGGCGATGGAAGCCGCCGACGTGGTGGTCATGAACGACGACCTGCGCCGCCTGCCCGAAACGATCCGGC
- a CDS encoding Transcriptional regulator, MerR family has product MDMTLDEIRVLLRFKDAPHENCAQVNDLLDEHIDHVATRIKELKALERQLKTLRESCRESQQASQCGILTELSSASRQVHEPATRRGHVHGAHSLK; this is encoded by the coding sequence TTGGACATGACACTGGATGAAATCCGGGTTCTATTGCGCTTCAAGGATGCTCCGCACGAGAACTGCGCCCAGGTGAATGACCTGCTCGACGAGCACATCGACCATGTGGCTACCCGCATCAAGGAATTGAAAGCGTTGGAACGACAGCTCAAGACCTTGCGGGAAAGCTGCCGGGAATCCCAGCAGGCCAGCCAGTGCGGCATCTTGACCGAACTGTCCTCAGCATCGCGCCAGGTGCACGAGCCAGCAACGCGCAGGGGTCATGTTCATGGGGCACATAGCCTCAAGTGA
- a CDS encoding Type IV secretory pathway, VirD2 components (relaxase): MTDRRDDDFRIRPSAPKNRGQGFVSKVLRQAGKASSGKSSVRRPGASGSGQRAGQRPGSRLGRGHTAARFAGAKLTPMSRRVAIKTLLVNQQRASPQSLAKHLRYIERDGVGRDGEPGQAYGPQTDTADLDAFKERCADDRHHFRFILSPEDGAELEDLRTYTRHLMGRMEADLGTGLDWVAVNHWNTDNPHMHIVVRGRDDTGKDLIIAGDYIAGGFRHRAAELATEWLGPRTELEIQQTLQREVEQERWTSLDRTLQREAGEDGRVQIERFNELRLQRQRLLLIGRLQRLQRLGLADEMQPGTWAVHADAEKTLRALGERGDIIRTMQRAMRGEPRELAVFEPGQGADGSGRTILGRVAAKGLADELRDRGYLVIDGVDGKAHYVALNARDELVNYPAGAVVEVKGSADVRAADKNIAALASDGLYRTDHHLAIAQGQAVPGRDPQEVVAAHVRRLEALRRAGIVERVAEGLWKVPDDLPERGRQYDAQRLGGVAVELKSHLPIERQARVMGATWLDQQLIGGGSGLGDLGFGSEAKQAMQQRADFLAEQGLAERRGQRVILARNLLGTLRYRELAQAAKDIAADTGLEHRPVADGQRVAGIYRRSVMLASGRYAMLDDGMGFSLVPWKPVIEQRLGQQLAATVRGGAASWEIGRRLGVSLS, translated from the coding sequence ATGACCGACCGCCGCGACGATGATTTCCGCATCCGCCCCAGTGCCCCGAAGAACCGGGGCCAGGGCTTCGTCTCCAAGGTGCTCAGGCAGGCAGGCAAGGCCAGCAGCGGCAAGTCCTCGGTGCGCCGTCCTGGCGCCAGCGGCAGCGGACAGCGCGCCGGCCAGCGGCCCGGCTCGCGCCTGGGACGCGGCCACACGGCAGCGCGCTTCGCGGGGGCGAAGCTCACGCCCATGTCGCGGCGCGTGGCCATCAAGACGCTGCTGGTCAATCAGCAGCGGGCCAGCCCGCAGTCGCTCGCCAAGCACCTGCGCTACATCGAGCGCGACGGCGTGGGCCGCGATGGCGAGCCGGGCCAAGCCTACGGGCCGCAGACCGATACCGCCGACCTCGACGCCTTCAAGGAACGCTGCGCCGATGACCGGCATCATTTCCGCTTCATCCTCTCGCCCGAGGATGGCGCCGAGCTGGAAGACCTGCGCACCTACACGCGGCACCTCATGGGCCGGATGGAGGCCGACCTGGGCACGGGCCTCGATTGGGTGGCCGTCAACCACTGGAACACCGACAACCCACACATGCACATCGTCGTGCGCGGGCGCGACGACACCGGCAAAGACCTCATCATCGCGGGCGACTACATCGCCGGTGGCTTCCGCCATCGCGCCGCCGAACTGGCGACCGAATGGCTGGGGCCGCGCACCGAGCTGGAGATCCAGCAGACCTTGCAACGCGAGGTGGAGCAAGAGCGGTGGACGAGCCTCGACCGCACGCTGCAACGCGAGGCCGGCGAGGATGGCCGGGTGCAGATCGAACGCTTCAACGAACTGCGGCTGCAACGCCAGCGCCTGCTGCTGATCGGCCGCCTGCAACGCTTGCAGCGCCTGGGCCTGGCCGACGAGATGCAGCCGGGCACCTGGGCCGTTCATGCCGATGCGGAAAAGACGCTGCGCGCCCTGGGCGAGCGCGGCGACATCATCCGCACCATGCAGCGGGCCATGCGTGGCGAGCCGCGCGAGCTGGCGGTGTTCGAGCCGGGCCAAGGTGCCGATGGAAGTGGCCGAACCATCCTCGGCCGCGTGGCCGCGAAGGGGCTGGCCGACGAACTGCGCGACCGAGGCTATCTGGTCATCGACGGAGTGGACGGCAAGGCCCACTACGTCGCGCTCAACGCCCGCGACGAACTGGTGAACTATCCGGCCGGCGCCGTGGTGGAAGTGAAGGGTTCGGCCGACGTGCGGGCGGCAGACAAGAACATCGCCGCGCTGGCGAGCGATGGCCTGTACCGCACCGACCATCACCTAGCAATTGCGCAGGGTCAAGCCGTGCCCGGCCGCGATCCGCAGGAAGTCGTCGCCGCCCACGTCCGCCGGCTCGAAGCCCTGCGCCGGGCCGGCATCGTGGAGCGCGTGGCCGAGGGGCTATGGAAGGTGCCGGACGATCTGCCCGAGCGTGGCCGCCAGTATGACGCGCAGCGCCTGGGCGGCGTGGCTGTGGAACTGAAATCGCACCTGCCCATCGAGCGGCAGGCCCGCGTGATGGGGGCCACTTGGCTCGACCAACAACTGATCGGCGGCGGCTCGGGCCTGGGCGACCTGGGCTTTGGCAGCGAGGCCAAACAGGCGATGCAGCAGCGCGCCGACTTCTTGGCTGAACAGGGGCTTGCAGAGCGTCGCGGGCAGCGCGTGATCCTGGCGCGCAACCTGCTGGGCACGCTGCGCTACCGGGAACTGGCGCAGGCCGCCAAAGACATTGCGGCCGACACCGGCCTGGAGCATCGCCCGGTGGCCGACGGGCAGCGCGTGGCCGGTATCTACCGGCGCAGCGTCATGCTCGCCAGCGGTCGGTACGCGATGCTGGACGACGGCATGGGCTTCAGCTTGGTGCCGTGGAAGCCAGTGATCGAGCAGCGACTGGGGCAGCAGCTTGCGGCGACGGTGCGTGGCGGAGCGGCCTCATGGGAAATCGGGCGTCGGCTTGGAGTTTCTTTGAGCTAG
- a CDS encoding glycosidase encodes MTASASPAAGAATAALAAPSGQPASTPLTRVALAYIEPRFKLYLRFGEPARTLQLDRWRRCAVFLPSAIFCRIRWQANDYGTVRWQLMVMQACTPLNAAQRIPGVQPGARLLLHAEGEQSVRAVLERIDAIEALDIAPVGASPAYWRTLANRLAARLPLPEYTAERHAAWLAGRALP; translated from the coding sequence ATGACCGCATCCGCTTCGCCTGCCGCTGGCGCGGCTACGGCTGCGCTTGCAGCACCTTCCGGCCAGCCCGCCAGCACACCGCTGACGCGCGTTGCACTGGCCTACATTGAACCGCGCTTCAAGCTCTACCTGCGCTTCGGCGAACCTGCGCGCACGCTCCAGCTCGACCGCTGGCGGCGCTGCGCGGTGTTCCTGCCGAGCGCGATTTTCTGCCGCATCCGCTGGCAGGCCAACGACTACGGCACCGTGCGCTGGCAACTCATGGTGATGCAGGCTTGCACGCCGCTGAACGCGGCGCAGCGCATTCCCGGCGTGCAGCCGGGCGCGCGCCTGCTGTTGCACGCCGAAGGCGAGCAATCGGTGCGCGCCGTTCTGGAACGCATCGACGCCATCGAGGCGCTGGACATCGCGCCTGTCGGCGCCTCGCCCGCGTACTGGCGCACGCTCGCCAACCGGCTCGCTGCGCGCCTGCCGCTGCCCGAATACACCGCCGAGCGGCACGCCGCCTGGCTGGCAGGGAGGGCACTGCCATGA
- a CDS encoding ParA-like protein: MIVALLNQKGGVGKTTLATHIAGELAMRGQHVVLLDADPQGSSLDWTQRRSQQGLPRLFSAVGLARETLHQEAPELAKRADHVVIDSPPRIAALARSALLAAERVLIPVQPSPYDLWASAEMVALIREAQVFRPALRTAFVINRRVSTTVIGREARQALADQPLPALRAEVHQRIVFADSVAAGRLARETAPDSAAAREITALVDELLRWTP; this comes from the coding sequence ATGATCGTCGCTCTGCTCAACCAGAAAGGCGGCGTGGGCAAGACCACGCTCGCTACGCACATTGCCGGCGAGCTGGCGATGCGCGGCCAGCACGTCGTTCTGCTGGACGCCGACCCGCAGGGTTCATCGCTCGACTGGACACAGCGCAGAAGCCAGCAAGGCTTGCCACGGCTGTTCAGCGCCGTGGGCCTCGCACGCGAAACGCTGCATCAGGAGGCCCCAGAACTCGCCAAGCGGGCCGATCACGTCGTCATCGACAGCCCGCCCAGGATCGCCGCCTTGGCGCGCTCTGCGCTGCTGGCGGCCGAGCGCGTGCTGATCCCGGTGCAGCCCAGCCCTTACGACCTGTGGGCCAGCGCCGAGATGGTGGCGCTGATCCGCGAAGCGCAGGTGTTCCGGCCTGCGCTGCGCACGGCCTTCGTCATCAACCGGCGCGTCAGTACCACCGTGATCGGACGCGAAGCGCGCCAGGCGCTCGCCGACCAGCCGCTTCCTGCGCTGCGCGCGGAAGTGCATCAACGCATCGTGTTCGCCGACAGCGTGGCCGCTGGCCGGCTCGCCCGCGAGACGGCGCCGGACAGCGCCGCCGCGCGCGAAATCACCGCGCTGGTGGACGAACTGCTGCGGTGGACGCCATGA
- a CDS encoding Plasmid replication initiator protein — MSSSALPSRQRPVPEREQLDLFRALPGDMAPRDSQDLMAFPFFSLAKSRRTAPIDFRASGITIRVEGTQEHGIATIWDADVLIWAASQIVEARDAGLRPSRLMQATPYEILRFIGRGTSLRDYQRLKAALDRLQSTTVATSIRETTGRRLHRFSWINEWKELADAKGTPLGLELILPDWFYAGVMDAALVLTIDPAYFRLTGGIERWLYRLVRKHGGRQPGGWQFDFRHLYRKSGSATRFSDFAYDLRALVARQSMPGYVLGIERMPDNSAELLTFRPVPFTARG; from the coding sequence ATGTCCAGCTCTGCGCTGCCGTCCCGGCAGCGGCCCGTGCCGGAGCGCGAACAGCTCGACCTGTTTCGCGCCCTGCCGGGCGACATGGCGCCGCGCGACAGCCAGGACTTGATGGCCTTTCCGTTCTTCTCGCTGGCGAAGTCGCGGCGCACGGCGCCGATCGACTTCCGCGCCAGCGGCATCACGATCCGCGTGGAGGGCACGCAGGAGCACGGCATCGCCACCATTTGGGATGCGGACGTGCTCATTTGGGCAGCTTCGCAGATCGTGGAAGCACGCGACGCGGGCTTGCGCCCGTCGCGGCTGATGCAGGCCACGCCCTACGAGATCCTGCGCTTCATCGGGCGCGGTACGTCGCTGCGCGACTACCAGCGCCTCAAGGCCGCGCTGGATCGCCTGCAATCCACGACGGTGGCCACGTCCATCCGCGAGACGACCGGGCGGCGCCTGCATCGCTTCTCGTGGATCAACGAGTGGAAAGAACTGGCCGATGCCAAGGGCACGCCCTTGGGGCTGGAACTGATCCTGCCGGACTGGTTTTACGCGGGCGTTATGGATGCCGCGCTCGTGCTGACCATCGACCCAGCATATTTCCGGCTCACGGGCGGGATAGAGCGATGGCTGTACCGGCTGGTGCGCAAACACGGCGGGCGACAGCCGGGCGGCTGGCAATTCGATTTCCGGCACCTGTATCGGAAATCGGGCAGCGCCACGCGCTTCTCGGACTTCGCCTACGACCTGCGCGCGCTGGTCGCGCGGCAGTCGATGCCCGGCTACGTCCTGGGCATCGAGCGAATGCCGGACAACAGCGCCGAACTGCTGACCTTTCGGCCCGTGCCGTTCACGGCACGGGGATAA
- a CDS encoding Type IV secretory pathway, protease TraF translates to MTAVSTSGTAPPPRLRVRARLVLAGLSACGLAALAWASFVHPLPRLTYNPSDSVAVGWYRVDPLDRRTSSPPRRLEVGSIVLVPLPAEAAALAAQRSYLPTRIPLLKRVGAVAPQEVCVIGGSVRIDGVPSAAVLSADRWGRPLPSWSQCRRLRPGELFLLSVTNPASFDSRYFGPVSVAAVIGVARPVWLEPRP, encoded by the coding sequence ATGACCGCAGTTTCCACTTCCGGCACCGCGCCGCCCCCTCGCTTGCGCGTGCGCGCTCGCCTCGTGTTGGCGGGCCTGTCCGCCTGCGGCCTCGCTGCGCTGGCCTGGGCGTCCTTCGTGCATCCACTGCCGCGCCTGACCTACAACCCGTCCGACAGCGTGGCGGTCGGTTGGTATCGCGTCGATCCGCTCGACCGTCGCACCAGCTCGCCGCCACGTCGGCTGGAAGTGGGTAGCATCGTGCTGGTGCCGCTGCCTGCCGAGGCTGCCGCGCTCGCTGCGCAGCGCAGCTACCTGCCGACGCGCATCCCACTGCTCAAGCGCGTGGGCGCGGTCGCACCGCAGGAGGTGTGCGTCATTGGGGGCAGCGTCCGCATCGACGGCGTGCCTTCGGCCGCCGTGCTGTCTGCCGATCGCTGGGGCCGTCCGCTGCCATCCTGGTCGCAGTGCCGCCGCCTTCGGCCTGGCGAGCTGTTCCTGCTCAGCGTCACCAATCCGGCGTCGTTCGACAGCCGGTATTTCGGGCCGGTCAGCGTAGCCGCCGTGATCGGCGTTGCGCGCCCGGTCTGGCTGGAGCCTCGCCCATGA